A genomic window from Gossypium hirsutum isolate 1008001.06 chromosome D12, Gossypium_hirsutum_v2.1, whole genome shotgun sequence includes:
- the LOC107946450 gene encoding LOW QUALITY PROTEIN: pentatricopeptide repeat-containing protein At4g14170-like (The sequence of the model RefSeq protein was modified relative to this genomic sequence to represent the inferred CDS: inserted 1 base in 1 codon), which translates to MKTLLKQLYYSTLACSGPTNSNLISCYFSLINSSPNCKHLRHLHARLLRTSLYDNVVLSSRLVLAYSRHKHLVPYSLSVFFHMPQRNIYSWNIIIGEFSRSNSPCQAIHLFLHMWQSSNVRPDDFTLPLVLRACVGCGLVNLAVSFHGLCVKLGFERSPFVASALVFLYVSFGKIFYARVLFDGMPKRDAVMWTAMLDGYAKHEEPTLGLELFREMVDAGVTPDWVVMLSLVLMCGQLGWLKHGKSVHGWCVKRWLGMELNLGNAIVDMYLKCAMLTYAHRVFDMMNQRDVISWSSLILGYGLSGNVTTALEXFEDMIAKGIKPNEVTFLGILSACAHGGEAEIATSCFEMMRDYGVTPELKHYASMVDCLARAGLLEQAEDFIKGMPMEPDAAILGAIVAGCRVHNNVEVGERIAKKLISLEPEKAGYYVLLSNIYAAASKFDEAEKVRELMKGKNVSKVAGCSLIESKTWLSSSPKQ; encoded by the exons ATGAAGACTCTGTTGAAGCAGCTGTATTATTCAACATTGGCTTGTTCAGGCCCAACCAATTCCAACCTCATCTCCTGCTACTTCTCCCTTATTAACTCCTCGCCAAACTGCAAGCATTTACGCCACCTTCACGCTCGCTTGCTCAGGACCTCGCTTTATGACAATGTTGTTCTTAGTTCTAGGCTTGTTTTGGCTTATTCTCGGCACAAACACCTCGTCCCTTACTCTCTTTCCGTCTTCTTTCATATGCCCCAAAGGAATATCTATTCTTGGAATATCATAATCGGCGAGTTCTCCCGCTCAAATTCCCCCTGTCAAGCCATACATTTGTTTCTTCATATGTGGCAGAGCTCTAATGTCAGACCTGATGACTTCACTCTCCCGCTTGTTTTAAGGGCATGCGTGGGTTGTGGACTGGTGAACCTAGCTGTCTCTTTTCATGGGTTGTGCGTCAAATTGGGTTTCGAAAGGAGTCCATTTGTTGCTTCTGCTCTGGTTTTCTTGTATGTTAGTTTTGGGAAGATTTTTTATGCACGAGTCCTATTTGATGGAATGCCAAAAAGAGATGCAGTGATGTGGACGGCAATGTTGGATGGATATGCAAAACATGAGGAACCGACTTTGGGTTTGGAATTGTTTAGAGAGATGGTCGATGCTGGGGTTACGCCTGATTGGGTGGTTATGTTAAGCTTGGTTTTAATGTGCGGACAATTGGGGTGGTTAAAGCATGGGAAGAGTGTTCATGGATGGTGTGTGAAAAGGTGGTTGGGGATGGAATTGAATTTAGGGAATGCTATTGTTGATATGTACTTAAAGTGTGCTATGTTAACTTATGCTCACAGGGTTTTCGATATGATGAACCAAAGAGATGTCATTTCTTGGAGCTCTCTCATATTGGGATACGGGTTGAGCGGGAATGTTACTACTGCATTGG CTTTTGAGGATATGATTGCCAAGGGGATAAAACCCAATGAAGTTACATTTCTTGGTATATTATCAGCATGTGCGCATGGTGGAGAAGCAGAAATAGCAACTTCATGTTTTGAAATGATGAGAGATTATGGGGTGACGCCAGAGTTGAAACACTATGCGAGCATGGTTGATTGTTTGGCGAGAGCAGGGCTTTTGGAGCAGGCAGAGGATTTTATAAAAGGAATGCCTATGGAACCTGATGCAGCCATTCTAGGAGCTATTGTAGCCGGGTGTCGAGTTCATAATAATGTTGAAGTAGGTGAACGAATAGCAAAGAAACTTATTAGTCTAGAGCCAGAGAAAGcaggttattatgttttgttgTCAAACATATACGCCGCTGCTAGCAAGTTTGATGAAGCTGAGAAAGTAAGGGAGCTAATGAAGGGGAAAAATGTATCCAAAGTAGCAGGTTGTAGCTTGATTGAGTCGAAGACATGGCTTTCTTCTTCACCAAAACAATGA